The window ATATGTGGCAGACAGCATCCACCACCCTGCTTGTGTGCGTTTCCTGATGCAAACATAGTCTGGAAGACTTAATCTTACCCTCacttttgattttctccatATATGAAGGCTTTTCAGGCATCTGTTTCTTACCAACCTTGGCTTTCTCTCATTCCTCTTTGAATTTCTGCCCCCATTGGACTCTAAAGCTTAGAGAGGCATAGATGGGAAAGAATTTAATATGAGAACTACAATAAGCCCAGATGTGTCTTTCAGTAAATATACTTCTTATTTGGAGAGAttaattatatttataataaggaacAAGACAGGGAAAAGTCACCCCAGTTATATCAGTAAAACAGAAGAAGAGCAAGGTTGAGAGTAAAACAGATGAGCATACAAGGGCGATAAAGCCACTTCATTCATGATCTGAAACATACTTGCTTATGTATTGTCGTGCTTCTGGATAAAAAGAAATATGTGGTTGTCTCCTTCTTCCTGTTTCAATCATGACCTGAGAAGACTTCCCTTCATCTTCTGGTACTTACTTCTCCATATTGTGTGATAGATTATTTTTCTTCACCTGCTTAACTACTTTATATATGTGTTTACGTTGAGTCATTTAGATTATTTGGATGCTTAGTAGAAAGAGTGGATGATTGCAAGGAAAAATATTATCCATGACTGACACAGGTTCTTGTTTGGGTTTGAAgacctttcagtctcaggattTATCCCAATTTTCTTGGATTGGTCCAGTTCCTGGGGACATTGCAGAAGTTGAGGCTTATTGCAGAATTTTTAGAGCCTCTGAACAGCTTAATGCCGCTATAATGGACACTTTGTGCAATCCATTGACAGGAGAATGTGCTGTTTCATATGATTCCCAATCAGACAATCAATCATCTTTGGAAGACGAACTAGTAGCAGTGCTTGGCTGCATGGTAGCTCTTCTGAACAAAGGAAGGAAGGACGTTCTTTCTGGGAGATCTTCTTTCATGAATTCCTTTCAAGCTAAAGATGTACATATCTTGGAGGATAACCTCCCACCACTTGCCACTTTCAGAAATGAGATGAAAAGGTGTTGCCAAAGTTTGCATGTTGCCCTTGAGAACTATTTGGCCCCATCTAGTGACCAAAGGATCATTATATGGAGAAAATTACAGAGACTAAAGAATGTCTGTTATGACGCTGGCTTTCTCCGTGGGGATGGTTATCCCTGCCAGACACTATTTGCGAATTGGACTCCCATTTATTTATCCCCGCCAAAGGAAGACTCAGCATCCAAATATTCTGAAGTAGCATTTTGGACTGGTGGCCAGGTAACAGATGAAGGTTTGGAGTGGTTATTGGAGAAAGGATATAAAACTATCGTGGATTTGAGATCAGAGGTAGTCAAGGATGACTTGTATGAAGCAGCCATTGATGATGCAGTTGTGAGTGGGAAAATTGAAGTGGTAAAATTGTCAGTTGAAGTTGGTACAGCACCTTCAATGGAGCAGGTTAAGAAGTTTGCATTTTTAGTATCAGATTCGAATAAAAAGCCAATATATCTCCATTGCCAGGAGGGAGTTCGGAGGACTTCTGCTATGGTCTCAAGATGGAGGCAATATGTCACTCGCTCTGCTTCACAATTAGTCGCATATAACCGTATCCCCATCAATGGAATGCAAACAGAAGATACAAGAACACATCGAGGCATGCAAACCTCTTCAAATTTTGACGGGGTTACTCTCTtagaagatgaaaataaattaTTGCCTCAGATATTGGATACTTCTGATAGTCTCAATGAGGCATCTTACAAACAAGTCATCCCGATATTGGAGAACCATCATCCAAGTGGAAATGGGTCTTGTAAAAGTCGTGTTTCTTCCCGAGATGCAACATCAACAAAGGGAGATTATGGGAATAGTATAGGATCGTTTGCACCCTTTTCCAGGGAAATTGACCCTCTCAAGTCTCAGATCCCTAATGGCGATGTTTTCTCCAGAAAGGAGATGTCTAGTTTTTTCAAAAGTAGAAAGATATCACCACCTgctttttttaagtatgaaaggAAAAGGTTTGAGGCAATGCTGGTTTCATGTGAGACACCTACAAAAACAAGTAAGAATAGTGAAATTCTTGGGGCTTCTAGTATGTCAGGGCTGATGGAGTCTGGTAGTTCAAATAGGAGATCTAGTGATAAAAATTTATACTCGATGCCCCAAAGAGTTTATAGCACTGAAAAATTCATGGTGGATGATACTTCTGTTAGTTTGGGTGCAAGTTTAAATGCAtttggaagagaagagaaatatgTTGACACTAAAACTAATATTTCTACCAGTTTTATCGATGACTTAGAAAGGAATGCTATATCTACAGCTATTAAAGAGGAGCAGAAGAGCAATGGTAAACCTTCTATAGCATCAGGTAATGATGACTTGGAGCTTGTTGAAGGGAATATGTGTGCTTCTACAACTGGTGTTGTAAGAGTGCAGTCAAGAAAGAAGGCAGAGATGTTCTTAGTTCGCACAGATGGATT is drawn from Telopea speciosissima isolate NSW1024214 ecotype Mountain lineage chromosome 1, Tspe_v1, whole genome shotgun sequence and contains these coding sequences:
- the LOC122653006 gene encoding NAD kinase 2, chloroplastic-like isoform X3, with protein sequence MAVACCCFCQSHCQFLFDMSPTAVTARAQAYPVKPILLPSCNRESSFVGFGFGFLPMRRERIGLKFVAAAWLSNFSSLRTGLDTQTFQSQDLSQFSWIGPVPGDIAEVEAYCRIFRASEQLNAAIMDTLCNPLTGECAVSYDSQSDNQSSLEDELVAVLGCMVALLNKGRKDVLSGRSSFMNSFQAKDVHILEDNLPPLATFRNEMKRCCQSLHVALENYLAPSSDQRIIIWRKLQRLKNVCYDAGFLRGDGYPCQTLFANWTPIYLSPPKEDSASKYSEVAFWTGGQVTDEGLEWLLEKGYKTIVDLRSEVVKDDLYEAAIDDAVVSGKIEVVKLSVEVGTAPSMEQVKKFAFLVSDSNKKPIYLHCQEGVRRTSAMVSRWRQYVTRSASQLVAYNRIPINGMQTEDTRTHRGMQTSSNFDGVTLLEDENKLLPQILDTSDSLNEASYKQVIPILENHHPSGNGSCKSRVSSRDATSTKGDYGNSIGSFAPFSREIDPLKSQIPNGDVFSRKEMSSFFKSRKISPPAFFKYERKRFEAMLVSCETPTKTSKNSEILGASSMSGLMESGSSNRRSSDKNLYSMPQRVYSTEKFMVDDTSVSLGASLNAFGREEKYVDTKTNISTSFIDDLERNAISTAIKEEQKSNGKPSIASGNDDLELVEGNMCASTTGVVRVQSRKKAEMFLVRTDGFSCAREKVTESSLAFTHPSTQQQMLMWKSTPKTVLLLKKLGQELMEEAKEVASFLYYQEKMNVLVEPDIHDIFSRIPGFGFVQTFYIQDTSGLHERVDFVACLGGDGVILHASNLFRDAVPPVVSFNLGSLGFLTSHNFEDYRQDLRQVIHGNNTLDGVYITLRLRLRCEIFRNGKAMPGKVFDVLNEVVVDRGSNPYLSKIECYEHGRHITKVQGDGVIVATPTGSTAYSTAAGGSMEPLFAAQFY
- the LOC122653006 gene encoding NAD kinase 2, chloroplastic-like isoform X2, whose product is MAVACCCFCQSHCQFLFDMSPTAVTARAQAYPVKPILLPSCNRESSFVGFGFGFLPMRRERIGLKFVAAAWLSNFSSLRTGLDTQTFQSQDLSQFSWIGPVPGDIAEVEAYCRIFRASEQLNAAIMDTLCNPLTGECAVSYDSQSDNQSSLEDELVAVLGCMVALLNKGRKDVLSGRSSFMNSFQAKDVHILEDNLPPLATFRNEMKRCCQSLHVALENYLAPSSDQRIIIWRKLQRLKNVCYDAGFLRGDGYPCQTLFANWTPIYLSPPKEDSASKYSEVAFWTGGQVTDEGLEWLLEKGYKTIVDLRSEVVKDDLYEAAIDDAVVSGKIEVVKLSVEVGTAPSMEQVKKFAFLVSDSNKKPIYLHCQEGVRRTSAMVSRWRQYVTRSASQLVAYNRIPINGMQTEDTRTHRGMQTSSNFDGVTLLEDENKLLPQILDTSDSLNEASYKQVIPILENHHPSGNGSCKSRVSSRDATSTKGDYGNSIGSFAPFSREIDPLKSQIPNGDVFSRKEMSSFFKSRKISPPAFFKYERKRFEAMLVSCETPTKTSKNSEILGASSMSGLMESGSSNRRSSDKNLYSMPQRVYSTEKFMVDDTSVSLGASLNAFGREEKYVDTKTNISTSFIDDLERNAISTAIKEEQKSNGKPSIASGNDDLELVEGNMCASTTGVVRVQSRKKAEMFLVRTDGFSCAREKVTESSLAFTHPSTQQQMLMWKSTPKTVLLLKKLGQELMEEAKEVASFLYYQEKMNVLVEPDIHDIFSRIPGFGFVQTFYIQDTSGLHERVDFVACLGGDGVILHASNLFRDAVPPVVSFNLGSLGFLTSHNFEDYRQDLRQVIHGNNTLDGVYITLRLRLRCEIFRNGKAMPGKVFDVLNEVVVDRGSNPYLSKIECYEHGRHITKVQGDGVIVATPTGSTAYSTAAGGSMVSLKLHFSDFDMSILFCHVIDCPASPQKNDHFIKSTIVPFSNCVLSDVRSHKSVASYLTCCN
- the LOC122653006 gene encoding NAD kinase 2, chloroplastic-like isoform X1, producing MAVACCCFCQSHCQFLFDMSPTAVTARAQAYPVKPILLPSCNRESSFVGFGFGFLPMRRERIGLKFVAAAWLSNFSSLRTGLDTQTFQSQDLSQFSWIGPVPGDIAEVEAYCRIFRASEQLNAAIMDTLCNPLTGECAVSYDSQSDNQSSLEDELVAVLGCMVALLNKGRKDVLSGRSSFMNSFQAKDVHILEDNLPPLATFRNEMKRCCQSLHVALENYLAPSSDQRIIIWRKLQRLKNVCYDAGFLRGDGYPCQTLFANWTPIYLSPPKEDSASKYSEVAFWTGGQVTDEGLEWLLEKGYKTIVDLRSEVVKDDLYEAAIDDAVVSGKIEVVKLSVEVGTAPSMEQVKKFAFLVSDSNKKPIYLHCQEGVRRTSAMVSRWRQYVTRSASQLVAYNRIPINGMQTEDTRTHRGMQTSSNFDGVTLLEDENKLLPQILDTSDSLNEASYKQVIPILENHHPSGNGSCKSRVSSRDATSTKGDYGNSIGSFAPFSREIDPLKSQIPNGDVFSRKEMSSFFKSRKISPPAFFKYERKRFEAMLVSCETPTKTSKNSEILGASSMSGLMESGSSNRRSSDKNLYSMPQRVYSTEKFMVDDTSVSLGASLNAFGREEKYVDTKTNISTSFIDDLERNAISTAIKEEQKSNGKPSIASGNDDLELVEGNMCASTTGVVRVQSRKKAEMFLVRTDGFSCAREKVTESSLAFTHPSTQQQMLMWKSTPKTVLLLKKLGQELMEEAKEVASFLYYQEKMNVLVEPDIHDIFSRIPGFGFVQTFYIQDTSGLHERVDFVACLGGDGVILHASNLFRDAVPPVVSFNLGSLGFLTSHNFEDYRQDLRQVIHGNNTLDGVYITLRLRLRCEIFRNGKAMPGKVFDVLNEVVVDRGSNPYLSKIECYEHGRHITKVQGDGVIVATPTGSTAYSTAAGGSMVHPNVPCMLFTPICPHSLSFRPVILPDSACLELKIPEDTRSNAWVSFDGKRRQQLLRGDSVRISMSKHPLPTINKFDQTGDWFRSLIRCLNWNERLDQKAL